From Polaribacter haliotis:
TTGGTATGGCAGATAAAGATATGGCACTTCATTTGGTAAATGCAATGCGTTATTTTTTACCTCATTTGTATGCTTTATCTACAAACTCTCCTTTTTGGGAAGGCAGAAATACTGGTTTTAAATCTTTTAGATCTAAAGTTTTCGATAAATTTCCAAGAACAGGAATCCCAGGAGTTTTCGATAATTATGCACAATACGAAAATTATGTAAATCTTTTGGTAAAAACCAGATGTATAGATAATCCAAAGAAAATTTGGTGGGATATTCGTATTCACCCAGTTTTTCCAACATTAGAGGTTCGTATTTGTGATGTTCCAATGACTGTAGATGAAACGATTTGTATTGCTGCATTAATACAAGCCTTAGTTGCTAAATTGTATAAGTTAAGAACACAAAATCTTAATTTTATGGTATATCATAGAGCCTTAATTAATGAAAATAAATGGAGAGCAGGTCGTTATGGAATTGATGGAAAAATGATAGATTTTGGAAAAGAGGAAGAAGTGGAAACAAAACTATTAATGCGTGAATTTGTAGACTTTTTAGACGATGTTTTAGATGATTTAGGTTCAAGAGAAGAAGTAGAATACATCTTTAAAATTTTAGAAAACGGAACAGGAGCAGACAGACAATTAAAAGTATACGAAGAAACAAAAGACTTGAAAAAAGTAGTAGATTATATTACAGAACAGACTATTTCAGGATTATAATTATAGAATTTTAAATGACAAAAAATAAATTAAAATTAGCAATATTAGACATGAACAACAACCAACCTAACCAAGGTTTACGTTGTATTAAAGAGATTGCTGAAACTTTTTGTGAAGAGGTAGATTTTGCTGTTTTTGATGTAAGAGCAAAAAATGAAATCCCTGATACTTCTTACGATATTTATATTTCAAGTGGAGGGCCAGGAAGCCCTTTAGAAGAAGAGATTTGGAGGAAACCCTATTTAGATTTAATGCAAGAATTATGGGATATCAATAAAAATTCTTATCAGAAAAAACATGTGTTTTTCATTTGTTATTCTTTTCAAGTAATGTGTAATTATTTTGAATTAGGAGAAATAAAATTAAGAAAAAGTACTTCTTTTGGTATTTTAAAAGTGCATAAAACAAAAGCTGGTAAAAAAGACTTGCTTTTAGAAGGTTTGCACGACCCTTTTTACGCTGTAGATTCCAGAGATTGGCAATTAATTCAACCAAGATTAAAAGTTTTTAAAGAGCATGGGGCTTCAATTTTAAGTTTAGAGAAAATTAGAACCCATGTAGAATTAGAGCGTGCAATTATGGCTGTTCGTTTTTCTGATGAATTTGTGGGAACACAATTTCATCCAGAAGCAGATCCAGTAAGTATGGAAGCATTTTTTGCTTTGCCTGAAAATAAGCAAATTGTAATTAACAGTTTTGGAGAAGAAAAATACGAACAAATGATGGATAGAATGGACGATGCTGATAAGCTAATTATGACGTATAATACCATTTTACCGAAGTTTATTACGAATGCAATTAGTACGATTCAAGAACCAATATTATCTTAATTTCCAATGATACATCAAAATAGAAAGTTATACAATGAGAATTTTTCTGAAGAAAAGTATCAACTTTTTTTAGATGATATTGACAAAAGTTTCAACTATAAACCCATTTTTAAAATTGCTGAAACACCTGTTTTTATTCCAAAAGAATTAAAAACAAAATTGGTAGATGCTTGTAATGATATTATGGAAGTTATCAATAAACCCAACTTTAAAGAGTTAACAAATGGTGCTTTTTTTGATGATGATAGAATTGTGCCTAATGAAGATGAGAATTCTAAATTTTTACAATTAGATTTCGGAATTTGTGAAGATGAAAAAGGAAATTTAGTTCCAAAATTGATTGAATTACAAGGTTTTCCATCATTATATTTCTTTCAACA
This genomic window contains:
- a CDS encoding carboxylate-amine ligase, with product MKFTLGIEEEYQVIDPVTRELISHDQRIVTEAAKTLNEQVKAEMHQAVVEVGTNICENIQDARAQVTHLRKSISTIANDLGFKIGAAGTHPFSEWENQSITPNPRYDEIVNELQDTARSNLIFGLHVHVGMADKDMALHLVNAMRYFLPHLYALSTNSPFWEGRNTGFKSFRSKVFDKFPRTGIPGVFDNYAQYENYVNLLVKTRCIDNPKKIWWDIRIHPVFPTLEVRICDVPMTVDETICIAALIQALVAKLYKLRTQNLNFMVYHRALINENKWRAGRYGIDGKMIDFGKEEEVETKLLMREFVDFLDDVLDDLGSREEVEYIFKILENGTGADRQLKVYEETKDLKKVVDYITEQTISGL
- a CDS encoding type 1 glutamine amidotransferase, with the translated sequence MTKNKLKLAILDMNNNQPNQGLRCIKEIAETFCEEVDFAVFDVRAKNEIPDTSYDIYISSGGPGSPLEEEIWRKPYLDLMQELWDINKNSYQKKHVFFICYSFQVMCNYFELGEIKLRKSTSFGILKVHKTKAGKKDLLLEGLHDPFYAVDSRDWQLIQPRLKVFKEHGASILSLEKIRTHVELERAIMAVRFSDEFVGTQFHPEADPVSMEAFFALPENKQIVINSFGEEKYEQMMDRMDDADKLIMTYNTILPKFITNAISTIQEPILS